The Daphnia pulicaria isolate SC F1-1A chromosome 12, SC_F0-13Bv2, whole genome shotgun sequence genome contains a region encoding:
- the LOC124316292 gene encoding uncharacterized protein LOC124316292, with product MSYSRRVLILKSIGVFNKNRKRSSTSTTTVFENNLPQNLLAKKHRRRTIVVHKSKPTNNDRLSAIVFFIFLIILLLKIINSSERAIPLAANEEHRGRLADVRRRAQLYLADVYKVAKAPLTSFYENLVASLARMRVDREAQLDRSLLNKKPRRISFNPDQNNTDNDKPVQVRLNSDGAVPARVINRAVMNNRFNSTKLYRSLANRVTLVEPTRHLFKPVSDNQIVCNTTSPSGSDAGIYCTTKFLCSLSGGRPKGPCIAGKVNYINPVKTFGEIHWKQSANVSAQSTCILTVKTKSKLLQLLSKPICKIRLEFMSLSVSQPTSGICTDASPISQSLTVVPIKCDGKSRFNKHLDVLSSAVTANDVQLMFNFVAGTDAISWNIVVLPCRAFFLVGNATRRINDQTYTVCFRTELISEKRAEKMNLAFYLVNSNGGDAFSVVKASTNVVSALAVIQANLAAVATAAFT from the exons ATGAGTTATTCTCGCCGAGTTCTAATTTTAAAGAGCATCGGAGTGTTTAATAAGAACAGGAAGCGATCTTCCACGTCCACCACCACCGTCTTTGAAAACAACTTGCCGCAGAatcttttggccaaaaaacatcGACGACGAACAATTGTTGTTCATAAAAGTAAACCAACCAATAACGACAGACTGTCGGCCatcgtcttttttattttcctcatcATTTTGCTGTTGAAAATCATCAACTCTTCCGAACGGGCAATCCCACTTGCGGCCAACGAAGAACATCGAGGTCGCCTGGCGGATGTTAGACGACGAGCGCAACTTTACCTCGCCGATGTCTACAAAGTCGCTAAAGCCCCGCTGACGTCATTTTACGAAAATCTGGTCGCTTCTCTCGCAA GGATGCGGGTCGATCGTGAGGCTCAGCTGGACCGTTCGCTTCTCAATAAGAAACCGCGTAGGATTTCATTCAATCCCGATCAAA ATAATACCGATAACGACAAACCAGTACAAGTCCGTTTGAATTCCGACGGTGCAGTTCCGGCTAGGGTCATCAACAGGGCCGTCATGAACAACCGATTCAATTCGACCAAACTCTACAGATCTTTAGCCAATCGTGTGACATTAGTCGAACCTACTCGACATCTTTTCAAACCTGTTTCAGATAATCAAATTGTTTGCAACACAACTTCTCCAAGCGGAAGCGACGCCGGAATTTATTGCACTACGAAATTTCTCTGCTCTCTTTCCGGCGGCCGTCCTAAAGGTCCTTGCATCGCTGGAAAAGTCAATTACATTA ATCCGGTCAAAACGTTTGGCGAAATTCACTGGAAGCAATCTGCGAACGTTAGCGCTCAATCCACCTGCATCCTGACTGTTAAAACCAAGAGCAAATTGCTGCAACTTTTGTCGAAACCAATTTGCAAAATCCG GTTGGAGTTTATGTCACTCTCCGTTAGTCAGCCGACTTCCGGAATTTGCACCGACGCTTCTCCAATCAGCCAATCACTTACCGTGGTGCCCATCAAATGTGATGGCAAAAGCAGATTTAACA AGCATCTCGACGTGCTATCATCGGCCGTTACCGCTAACGACGTCCAGCTCATGTTCAATTTCGTAGCTGGAACAGACGCCATCTCGTGGAACATTGTCGTCCTTCCTTGCCGGGCATTCTTCCTCGTCG GTAACGCGACCCGCCGGATAAACGACCAGACCTACACCGTTTGCTTCAGGACGGAGCTCATCTCCGAAAAG AGAGCGGAAAAGATGAACTTGGCCTTCTACCTGGTCAACAGCAACGGAGGCGACGCTTTCTCCGTTGTCAAAGCTTCGACCAATGTCGTCTCCGCACTGGCCGTCATCCAGGCCAATCTCGCCGCCGTTGCAACCGCCGCCTTCACCTGA
- the LOC124316339 gene encoding putative inhibitor of apoptosis, translated as MSSTEIGPFRPNSLSSHQFCHQSHNNVIDAPIHPSLQKSVPSSNSASQRALRSEALRLATFQGWPLEYLSPRDLSRAGFFYRGLADQTQCAFCCITISQWEAHDDPMAEHRRHAPNCPFVLQLSVGNIPLSSNRSVPTVQPVASSSRPCAFPSLGGGGGADTCSRFQNESRPNALPERVPVALTIRQANGGEGPSTSGDLSSLSLLPHQQARHPELTSLEARLKTFDDWPPGLEQRPPQLAEAGFYYMKTGDHVKCFCCDGALRNWEPKDDPWVEHARWFSRCNFLVSVKGNDYIREIQARYKQNIPGSSAASEDLVEVKEVKKEEDGKNVCSAAVQSSEEATGGDAPSTSASSKLRDALLCQICYDQQLSMVFLPCGHSMSCPSCATALTTCPLCRKRIEATVRAFFPFS; from the exons ATGAGCTCAACTGAAATAGGCCCATTTCGTCCAAACTCACTATCTTCACATCAGTTTTGTCATCAATCACACAACAACGTGATTGATGCTCCAATTCACCCTAGTTTGCAGAAAAGTGTCCCATCCAGCAACAGCGCTTCTCAAAGAGCTTTAAGAAGTGAAGCCCTGCGATTAGCAACTTTCCAAGGATGGCCTCTTGAATACCTTTCTCCCAGAGATCTTTCACGTGCTGGCTTTTTTTATCGAGGCCTGGCAGATCAAACCCAATGTGCATTTTGCTGCATTACCATCAGCCAATGGGAAGCTCACGACGATCCCATGGCTGAGCATAGAAGACATGCTCCAAATTGCCCTTTTGTTCTTCAATTATCAGTTGGCAATATCCCTCTCTCCAGTAATAGAAGTGTCCCCACTGTCCAACCCGTCGCCTCATCCTCACGTCCATGTGCATTCCCCTCATtgggcggtggtggtggcgcaGATACATGCTCCCGATTTCAAAACGAATCTCGTCCCAATGCATTACCCGAAAGAG ttccagtgGCATTAACGATCCGTCAAGCAAACGGCGGTGAAGGGCCATCAACTTCAGGTGACTTGTCATCATTGAGTCTTTTGCCACATCAACAAGCTCGTCATCCTGAATTGACATCGTTAGAAGCTCGATTGAAAACTTTTGATGATTGGCCGCCTGGTTTGGAACAACGCCCACCGCAGCTAGCTGAAGCAGGATTCTACTACATGA aaACTGGCGATCACGTCAAATGTTTCTGCTGCGACGGAGCTCTGCGCAATTGGGAGCCCAAGGACGACCCGTGGGTGGAACACGCCCGTTGGTTCTCGCGTTGCAACTTTCTAGTATCCGTGAAAGGAAATGACTACATCAGAGAAATTCAAGCTCGATACAAG CAAAATATTCCTGGATCGAGCGCGGCTTCAGAAGATTTAGTTGAAGTTaaagaagttaaaaaagaagaagatggtaaAAATGTATGTAGTGCTGCTGTGCAATCGTCTGAAGAAGCTACTGGCGGTGATGCGCCATCCACTTCTGCCTCGTCCAAACTACGTGACGCCCTTCTTTGTCAGATCTGTTATGACCAGCAGCTCAGTATGGTCTTTCTACCCTGCGGGCATTCCATGAGTTGCCCGTCCTGCGCTACTGCTCTCACCACTTGTCCCCTCTGTCGTAAACGCATCGAAGCGACGGTCCGCGccttctttcccttttcttaa
- the LOC124316227 gene encoding uncharacterized protein LOC124316227 — translation MSKFYCLFLLTVVMLQVSRACEGRNHEELKFAAARQQTENYFAYAYGYTPNLWNSLFYRSNLRYVPAVYASPYEGRTPAIPESRTNPNKNNFASSREDDEGEKTDDKEESRFAIGLAENYLSNRPVEFNSGLSTNNPWGEKIKNVLNLGPISVNPNVNYQVASFDSCTSRNGDAGICASRAVCSLFGGRSSGTCLLGLTCCVNAINTCNGAITLNNTYWQSPATTISAPSTCSLTVTLDNKRREQIKPICQVRLDFVTFTTAQPTAGNCVDTFEVGGSSNVAPVICGDNSGQHMYLDVQSSAISSTDLNLKFNFAAGIGTYPYLPRSWNIKIAMLPCGANYLAPRDCLQYFTSSSGRVSSFNWQDVASTATRQLNNQNYRICFRTELIKAHPTKATQMCLSVCSVTNGGDAFSITTVQPGGTDVAQNSATLINFAATLSAVGTTYRDTQQGTTAVCLYDFLLIAGGRDSTNVEADRYCGNALNPAAIGGPKIPPLNDPAPGGSAQSVQVCSAIVPFRLIYRTDGTEGAVTAVAASNVIGASADTANTGFCLDFQEK, via the exons ATGTCGAAATTTTATTGTCTGTTCCTTTTGACTGTTGTGATGCTGCAGGTCAGCCGAGCCTGTGAAGGAAGAAATCACGAAGAATTAAAATTCGCAGCCGCTAgacaacaaacagaaaattatttCGCTTACGCTTACGGATACACTCCGAATTTGTGGAATTCTCTTTTCTATCGATCGAATCTTCGTTACGTTCCAGCag TTTATGCCAGTCCATACGAAGGACGGACGCCAGCCATTCCGGAGTCGAGGACCAAcccgaataaaaataattttgccaGCA GCCGAGAAGATGACGAAGGTGAGAAAACGGACGACAAAGAAGAAAGTCGTTTCGCAATTGGTCTAGCCGAGAATTATTTGAGCAACAGACCGGTGGAGTTCAACAGCGGATTGAGCACCAACAATCCTTGGggcgagaaaattaaaaacgtcctCAACTTGGGTCCCATTTCCGTGAATCCCAACGTCAACTATCAAGTCGCTTCTTTCGATTCCTGCACGTCACGCAACGGCGACGCCGGAATTTGCGCTTCACGGGCCGTCTGCTCCTTATTTGGTGGCCGGTCGAGCGGGACCTGCCTCCTGGGCTTAACCTGTTGCGTCA ATGCGATCAATACTTGCAACGGTGCCATCACGTTGAACAATACTTATTGGCAATCACCTGCGACGACAATCAGCGCACCCTCCACCTGTTCACTGACTGTCACATTGGACAACAAGCGTAGAGAACAAATCAAACCCATTTGCCAAGTtcg GTTGGATTTCGTGACATTCACGACCGCGCAACCGACAGCTGGCAATTGCGTCGACACTTTTGAAGTTGGCGGGTCGTCTAACGTGGCCCCAGTTATTTGTGGAGATAACAGCGGCCAGCACA TGTACCTTGATGTCCAATCGTCGGCCATCAGCTCTACCGATCTGAAtctcaaattcaatttcgcTGCTGGCATCGGCACTTATCCGTACCTTCCGCGTTCCTGGAACATCAAAATTGCTATGCTCCCGTGCGGTGCTAATTACTTGG CTCCCAGAGATTGTCTCCAGTATTTCACCTCTTCTTCCGGCAGAGTCAGTTCGTTCAACTGGCAGGACGTCGCCAGCACAGCAACGCGCCAACTCAATAATCAAAATTACAGGATCTGTTTCAGGACCGAATTGATTAAAGCGCATCCAACG AAAGCCACTCAAATGTGTCTGTCCGTTTGTTCGGTGACGAATGGTGGCGACGCCTTTTCCATAACGACGGTACAGCCTGGTGGCACTGACGTCGCCCAAAACAGCGCAACTTTAATCAACTTTGCGGCAACTCTGTCCGCTGTGGGTACAACTTACAGAGACACGCAACAAGGTACGACGGCCGTTTGCCTCTACGATTTCCTGCTCATCGCCGGTGGCAGAGATTCCACCAATGTCGAGGCCGACCGTTACTGTGGCAACGCCCTGAATCCAGCCGCCATAGGAGGACCTAAAATTCCGCCTTTGAACGACCCTGCACCGGGAGGTTCAGCTCAAAGCGTTCAAGTTTGTT CTGCGATCGTGCCATTCCGACTCATTTACCGAACGGACGGGACTGAAGGGGCAGTGACCGCAGTTGCGGCGTCGAATGTTATCGGGGCATCAGCTGATACAGCCAATACCGGATTCTGTTTAGACtttcaagagaaataa
- the LOC124316143 gene encoding DNA mismatch repair protein Msh2-like encodes MADSTNVPEIPHEQGFISFHGNLPEKLATTLRFFDRGEFFTLYGQDALLASRDYFKTHSVVKMLGYGAKKLESVVLNKSHFENFARDVLLVKHYCIEIYNGSKSDWSLQYQASPGNLTQVEDLIFGSTDITSQVGILAFKIGSENQIGCSYVDTYARKILVAQFSDNDAFSNLESLIVQLSPKEVLIPHGEAYVAPKTMLNRHGLLVNENKKAEFSSTESVRLLNRLLRFKKGQQENAAALPEVSLDHSMAALAALIKHLDLMADETNFGQFSLQNFDFTQYMKLDSAASAALHLTSYGAEVSTMVTSKAGAPRTIAALLNKCRTSGGQRLLAQWIKQPLTDKNRIDRRLDVVETFVNDVQLRQTITEDHLRRMPDYQRLAKKLQKAKANLQDLYKLYLGLSRLPVLVDCLLENQGDHAAVLIDVLIQPLRNANEKLVKLKEMVETTIDLNQADRGDFIIKADFDDQLGELKKELDDCGPRAEKVLSRAASDLKLETSKSVKLESNAQIGYYFRVTLKDEKNLRNNSNYQTIDTNKNGVRFRNHDLAKVNETYLKVRHDYEEQQSSVVKEILSVAAGYVEHLQSLNDALSKLDVLTSFAVCSISAPIPYVRPQILEKGSGSIELIQVRHPCMELQDGVNFIPNDAIFHKDGHRFYIITGPNMGGKSTYLRSIGVAVLMAQIGCFVPASSATISIVDAILARVGAGDCHLKGVSTFMAEMIETANITRTATKDSLVIIDELGRGTSTFDGFGLAWAIAEHIAVKIQPYALFATHFHELTALADEVPAVDNLHVTALTGDNTFTLLYRVQPGSCDQSFGLHVAELVHFPQEVLKIAQKKAKELEAIQPNNNKSGEPTMKRRKGDNAEGDTLMRTYLERAKKIMEQKKDVNCEEMQELRKEITKTTDPFIRNVLNM; translated from the exons ATGGCTGATTCTACAAATGTACCAG AAATCCCCCACGAACAAGGTTTTATCAGTTTCCATGGAAATCTTCCAGAG AAACTTGCCACTACTCTGCGATTCTTTGATCGAGGGGAATTTTTTACCTTGTATGGGCAAGATGCCCTTCTCGCTTCAAGAGATTACTTCAAAACACACAGTGTCGTCAAGATGCTGGGGTATGGAGCTAAGAAGTTGGAATCGGTGGTCCTCAACAAAAGTCACTTTGAGAACTTTGCACGTGATGTACTGTTAGTCAAGCACTACTGCATTGAAATCTACAATGGATCCAAAAGCGACTGGTCTCTCCAATATCAAGCAAGTCCTGGAAACCTCACCCAAGTGGAAGATTTGATTTTTGGATCGACTGACATAACCTCTCAAGTTGGTATTCTAGCATTCAAAATTGGCTCAGAAAATCAAATAGGATGCAGCTATGTGGATACTTATGCAAGAAAGATACTCGTGGCACAGTTTTCAGACAATGATGCCTTCTCAAATTTAGAATCTCTCATCGTCCAACTAAGTCCAAAG GAGGTTTTGATCCCACATGGTGAAGCTTACGTTGCGCCGAAAACAATGCTGAACCGACATGGACTGCTAGtaaatgaaaacaagaaagcTGAGTTTTCATCCACAGAATCAGTTCGGCTACTTAATCGACTCTTGCGCTTTAAAAAAGGACAACAAGAAAACGCAGCTGCGCTTCCTGAAGTCAGTTTAGATCATTCCATGGCAGCTCTGGCCGCCCTAATCAAACATCTAGAC CTAATGGCCGACGAAACAAACTTTGGGCAGTTCAGTCTACAAAACTTTGACTTTACTCAATACATGAAACTTGATTCGGCAGCATCCGCCGCCCTGCATCTTACTTCGTACGGAGCTGAGGTCTCGACAATGGTGACGTCCAAAGCTGGAGCTCCTCGTACAATCGCTGCACTGCTCAACAAGTGTCGAACTTCGGGTGGGCAGCGACTGTTGGCTCAGTGGATCAAACAACCTCTTACAGATAAAA ACAGGATTGATAGACGTCTAGATGTCGTAGAAACTTTCGTCAATGATGTCCAATTACGACAAACGATAACAGAGGATCACCTCCGACGGATGCCGGATTACCAAAGACTAGCCAAGAAGTTGCAAAAGGCTAAAGCCAACTTACAAGATCTCTACAA GTTGTACTTGGGCTTGAGTCGCTTGCCGGTGCTGGTCGACTGCTTACTGGAGAACCAGGGGGATCATGCCGCTGTTCTTATAGACGTGCTCATCCAACCATTACGAAATGCGAACGAAAAGCTTGTCAAATTGAAAGAGATGGTAGAGACAACTATAGACCTCAATCAAGCAGATCGAGGCGATTTTATCATCAAGGCAGACTTTGACGACCAACTAGGAG AGCTCAAAAAAGAACTAGATGATTGCGGCCCGAGAGCTGAAAAGGTCCTATCCCGAGCGGCATCCGATCTCAAGCTGGAGACTTCCAAGAGCGTCAAATTGGAGAGCAACGCTCAGATCGGCTATTATTTCCGAGTCACTTTGAAGGATGAAAAGAATCTtcgcaacaacagcaattACCAAACAATTGATACTAATAAAAATGGCGTTCGATTCCGGAACCATGACTTGGCAAAAGTCAATGAAACTTACTTGAAAGTGCGCCACGATTATGAGGAACAACAAAGTTCAGTTGTTAAAGAAATCTTGTCAGTCGCTG CTGGATACGTTGAACATCTGCAGTCGTTGAACGATGCCTTGTCAAAGCTGGATGTACTGACAAGTTTCGCCGTATGCTCAATTAGCGCTCCAATTCCGTACGTCAGACCGCAAATCTTGGAGAAAGGATCGGGGAGCATTGAACTAATTCAAGTCAGACATCCGTGTATGGAACTCCAAGACGGAGTTAATTTCATCCCCAACGACGCAATTTTTCACAAAG ATGGGCATCGTTTCTACATTATTACCGGGCCCAATATGGGTGGAAAGAGCACCTACTTGCGTTCCATCGGGGTGGCTGTCCTGATGGCCCAAATCGGCTGTTTCGTTCCAGCTTCTTCAGCCACCATTTCAATCGTTGATGCCATTTTAGCTCGAGTCGGAGCTGGTGATTGCCATCTCAAAGGCGTATCAACTTTCATGGCTGAAATGATTGAGACCGCCAACATCACCAGA ACGGCTACAAAGGACTCTTTGGTAATCATTGACGAATTGGGAAGAGGAACTTCTACCTTTGATGGATTTGGATTAGCCTGGGCAATTGCGGA ACACATTGCTGTGAAAATTCAGCCGTATGCGTTGTTTGCCACGCACTTTCACGAGCTAACTGCATTGGCGGATGAAGTGCCGGCAGTGGACAATCTTCACGTAACTGCTTTGACCGGTGACAACACCTTCACGTTGTTGTATCGCGTCCAGCCAGGCTCGTGCGATCAATCATTTGGGCTTCACGTCGCTGAATTGGTTCATTTCCCTCAAGAGGTTTTGAAG atTGCCCAAAAGAAGGCGAAAGAGTTGGAAGCCATACAGcctaataataacaaatcagGTGAACCGACAATGAAACGTCGCAAGGGCGATAACGCG GAAGGTGATACATTGATGCGGACGTATTTGGAACGtgccaaaaaaataatggagCAAAAGAAAGATGTGAATTGTGAAGAAATGCAAGAATTgcgaaaagaaataacaaagaCCACGGACCCGTTCATTCGAAATGTCTTGAATATGTAA